The following are encoded together in the Vespa velutina chromosome 3, iVesVel2.1, whole genome shotgun sequence genome:
- the LOC124947739 gene encoding flotillin-2 — MGNIHTCGPNEALVVSGGCCGSMKKKTIVGGYVFTWWFVTDVQRLSLEVMTLNPVCENVETAQGVPLTVTGVAQCKIMKADELLHTASEQFLGKSVHEIKSTILSTLEGHLRAILGTLSVEEVYKDRDQFAALVREVAAPDVGRMGIEILSFTIKDVYDDVQYLASLGKAQTAAVKRDADVGVAEANRDAGIREAECEKAAMDIKYNTDTKIEDNARLFQLQKANFDQEVNTAKAEAQLAYELQAAKIRQRIRNEEIQIEIVERRKQIEVEEQEVRRKEHELQSTVRLPAEAEHYKIGKVAEGKRTQTVSAAKAEAERIRLIGEAEAQALEAVGISEAERMRMKAAIYKKYGEAAILNIALNALPKIAAEIAAPLARIEEIVLLSGSDTTSNEITRLVGQVPPAVQALTGVDLSKVLGKIPGAK; from the exons gAGGATGCTGTGGatcaatgaagaagaagacaataGTCGGTGGTTATGTTTTCACTTGGTGGTTCGTCACAGATGTCCAACGATTATCTCTCGAAGTAATGACGCTGAATCCAGTTTGCGAGAACGTCGAGACAGCCCAAGGAGTACCACTGACCGTCACCGGAGTAGCCCAGTGCAAGATCATGAAGGCCGACGAGCTTTTACATACTGCCAGCGAACAATTTCTCGGAAAGAGTGTCCACGAAATAAAATCAACTATATTATCCACCCTCGAGGGTCATTTACGTGCAATTTTAG GCACGCTCTCGGTCGAGGAGGTTTACAAAGATCGCGATCAATTTGCTGCTCTCGTACGAGAAGTTGCAGCACCTGATGTCGGCCGTATGGGCATAGAGATCCTCTCGTTCACTATAAAGGACGTTTACGATGACGTTCAATATTTAGCGTCACTCGGGAAAGCTCAAACCGCAGCAGTTAAACGTGATGCCGATGTTGGTGTCGCTGAGGCCAATCGTGATGCTGGCATACGc GAAGCCGAGTGCGAGAAAGCGGCAATGGACATTAAGTACAACACCGACACGAAGATCGAAGATAACGCGAGGCTCTTCCAATTGCAAAAGGCTAATTTCGATCAGGAGGTCAATACTGCT AAAGCCGAAGCCCAGCTCGCTTATGAACTACAAGCCGCGAAAATAAGGCAACGAATACGGAACGAAGAGATACAGATAGAAATCGTCGAGAGGCGTAAACAGATCGAAGTAGAGGAACAGGAGGTACGTCGAAAGGAACACGAACTTCAAAGTACTGTGCGATTACCAGCCGAGGCAGAACATTATAAAATTGGAAAAGTGGCCGAAGGAAAAAG AACGCAAACGGTGAGCGCAGCTAAAGCCGAGGCTGAGAGGATTCGATTAATCGGAGAAGCCGAAGCTCAAGCTTTGGAAGCCGTTGGAATATCAGAAGCTGAACGTATGCGGATGAAGGCTGCAATTTACAAGAAATATGGCGAGGCGGCGATACTCAATATCGCTTTGAACGCCTTGCCGAAG ATCGCTGCCGAAATTGCAGCACCATTAGCAAGAATAGAAGAGATAGTTCTGTTAAGTGGAAGTGATACGACGAGCAATGAAATCACACGTTTAGTGGGTCAGGTACCTCCAGCGGTTCAAGCATTGACAGGTGTTGATCTTTCAAAg gtTTTAGGAAAAATACCAGGTGCAAAGTAA